The proteins below come from a single Armatimonadota bacterium genomic window:
- the rpsS gene encoding 30S ribosomal protein S19 — MARSTKKGFFVDDHLLKKVRDMNTKGDKKLVKTWSRRSTIIPEMIGHTLAVHDGRKHVPVFITENMIGHKLGEFAPTRTFRGHAGGLAERGTRIK, encoded by the coding sequence ATGGCTAGAAGCACAAAGAAAGGGTTCTTCGTGGACGACCACCTTCTGAAGAAGGTGCGAGACATGAACACCAAAGGCGACAAGAAGCTCGTCAAGACTTGGTCGAGGCGCTCGACGATCATCCCCGAGATGATCGGGCACACCTTGGCCGTGCACGACGGCAGAAAGCACGTTCCGGTGTTCATCACCGAAAACATGATCGGGCACAAGCTCGGGGAATTTGCCCCCACGCGAACGTTCCGCGGCCACGCGGGCGGCCTGGCCGAGCGAGGAACCCGCATCAAGTAG
- the rplB gene encoding 50S ribosomal protein L2, protein MPVKPLKPTSPGRRHKIGATYSEITKSKPEKSLTSAKPKSGGRNNTGRTTAFKTGGGNKQKYRIIDFKRTKDSVVAQVAAIEYDPNRTCRIALLHYADGSKAYILAPKGLVVGAKVSSGPESDILPGNCLALKNIPLGTLVHNIELQPGKGGQMVRSAGAAAQVMAKEGLYVTLRLPSGEMRMVHQDCRATVGEVGNAEHENERMGKAGKNRGLGRRPTIRGVVKSPRDHPHGGGEAKSPVGRKKGPVDRWGNKALGTRTRKNKRTNKFIVRRRNG, encoded by the coding sequence ATGCCCGTAAAGCCACTCAAACCAACCTCTCCAGGCAGGCGCCACAAAATTGGCGCCACCTATTCGGAGATCACCAAGTCCAAGCCGGAGAAGTCGCTCACGTCTGCCAAGCCGAAGAGCGGCGGCCGAAACAACACGGGCCGCACCACTGCTTTCAAGACCGGAGGCGGCAATAAGCAGAAGTATCGAATCATCGACTTCAAGCGAACGAAGGACAGCGTTGTTGCCCAGGTGGCTGCGATAGAATACGATCCGAACCGCACCTGCCGCATCGCGCTGCTCCACTACGCCGACGGCTCAAAGGCCTATATCTTGGCGCCCAAGGGCCTGGTAGTCGGCGCCAAGGTGAGCAGCGGGCCGGAGTCGGACATCCTTCCGGGCAACTGCCTGGCCTTGAAAAACATCCCCCTCGGCACGCTCGTTCACAACATCGAGCTGCAGCCGGGAAAGGGCGGCCAGATGGTCCGGTCGGCGGGCGCCGCGGCCCAGGTTATGGCCAAAGAAGGTCTTTATGTCACGCTGAGGCTTCCCAGCGGCGAAATGCGCATGGTCCACCAGGACTGCCGCGCGACCGTAGGCGAAGTTGGCAACGCCGAGCATGAGAACGAGCGCATGGGCAAGGCGGGCAAGAACCGCGGCCTTGGCCGGCGCCCGACGATTCGCGGCGTTGTGAAATCGCCAAGGGACCACCCCCATGGTGGTGGTGAAGCCAAGTCGCCTGTGGGCCGCAAGAAGGGTCCCGTGGACCGTTGGGGCAACAAGGCTCTGGGTACGCGAACCCGCAAGAACAAGCGGACGAACAAATTCATCGTGAGACGGAGGAACGGCTAG
- a CDS encoding 50S ribosomal protein L23: MKDPHDIIIQPHITERSVAQSYGNPLVKDEKDNVRKYTFIVAKNSTKIEIKGAIEAIYNAGKKKGEAIEVTGVNTVTIRGKLRRVRTKHAQYPVAGHRADSKKAIITLKAGQQLEDFGV, encoded by the coding sequence ATGAAGGACCCGCACGACATCATCATTCAGCCGCACATCACCGAGCGTTCCGTGGCGCAGAGCTACGGCAATCCCCTCGTTAAGGACGAGAAGGACAACGTTCGCAAGTACACCTTTATCGTTGCGAAGAACTCGACCAAGATCGAGATCAAGGGCGCGATCGAGGCCATCTACAACGCCGGCAAGAAGAAGGGCGAGGCCATCGAAGTGACCGGCGTGAACACCGTGACCATTCGAGGCAAGCTTCGAAGGGTGCGCACCAAGCACGCCCAGTACCCGGTGGCGGGCCATCGAGCCGATTCGAAGAAGGCGATCATCACCTTGAAGGCCGGCCAGCAGTTGGAGGACTTCGGAGTCTAA
- the rplD gene encoding 50S ribosomal protein L4 encodes MAKLEVRGKDGKKVGTVDVSEAIAKAGAALLHRAVVSEEANSRQGTSATKGRAQVKGGGKKPYKQKKTGRARQGTIRAPHYTHGGHAHFLEPRDYSKKMNRKERQAAILGALAEKIESNDVVIAEKIAFAGPKTKDAAAFLNSLEVGEAKRVLVVLAEIDDVAYKCFRNMPNVVVRTAPAKVEEGKAAPKTAVFSTRDVLVAHKIVIAKDALSRIEEVWGK; translated from the coding sequence ATGGCTAAGCTCGAAGTAAGAGGAAAAGACGGAAAGAAGGTTGGGACGGTAGACGTCAGCGAGGCCATCGCCAAGGCCGGCGCCGCTCTCCTTCACCGCGCTGTCGTTTCAGAGGAAGCGAATTCAAGGCAAGGCACATCGGCGACGAAGGGCCGTGCCCAGGTCAAGGGCGGCGGCAAGAAGCCCTATAAGCAAAAGAAGACCGGCCGAGCCCGACAGGGAACGATCCGTGCGCCGCACTACACGCATGGCGGACACGCGCACTTCCTGGAGCCGCGCGACTACTCCAAGAAGATGAACCGAAAGGAGCGCCAGGCGGCGATCCTCGGTGCGCTCGCCGAGAAGATCGAATCCAACGACGTGGTGATTGCTGAGAAGATCGCCTTTGCCGGCCCGAAGACCAAGGACGCCGCGGCGTTCCTGAACTCGCTGGAAGTCGGAGAGGCCAAGCGCGTGCTCGTGGTGCTCGCTGAGATTGACGACGTGGCTTACAAGTGTTTCCGCAACATGCCGAACGTGGTGGTTCGCACCGCACCGGCCAAGGTGGAGGAAGGCAAGGCAGCTCCCAAGACCGCAGTGTTTTCAACGCGCGACGTGCTCGTCGCCCACAAAATCGTGATCGCCAAGGACGCGCTCTCCCGAATTGAAGAGGTATGGGGCAAATGA
- the rplC gene encoding 50S ribosomal protein L3 codes for MLPGLLGTKIGMTHVYTDEGKMVPVTVIQAGPVFVTQIKTPETDGYSAVQVGFGADREKNLTWPKFGHLKKAGLDQNVKTLREFRVENTNGFELGQTIDASIFEAGEKVAVTGTSKGKGFAGGVKRYHFKGQHMTHGYMTHRRPLSSGATGPQRVFKGTRRPGRMGGDTMTQLGLKIHAVDVERNLILVDGSIPGAPGSLVIINKSER; via the coding sequence ATGCTGCCAGGACTACTAGGCACGAAAATTGGAATGACCCACGTCTACACGGACGAAGGCAAGATGGTGCCCGTCACCGTCATCCAGGCCGGGCCCGTGTTTGTGACGCAGATCAAGACCCCCGAGACCGACGGCTACTCGGCGGTCCAGGTGGGTTTCGGCGCTGACCGAGAAAAGAACCTCACCTGGCCGAAGTTTGGCCACTTGAAGAAGGCCGGTCTCGATCAGAACGTGAAGACCCTGCGCGAGTTTCGAGTCGAAAACACCAACGGCTTTGAACTCGGGCAGACGATCGACGCCAGCATTTTCGAGGCGGGCGAGAAGGTCGCGGTCACCGGAACCAGCAAGGGCAAAGGGTTTGCCGGCGGCGTCAAGCGCTACCACTTCAAGGGCCAGCACATGACGCACGGCTACATGACCCACCGACGTCCGCTCTCGAGCGGCGCCACGGGTCCTCAGCGCGTTTTCAAAGGCACCCGTCGCCCGGGTCGAATGGGCGGCGACACCATGACCCAGCTTGGGCTCAAGATCCACGCCGTGGACGTTGAGCGCAACCTGATCCTCGTCGACGGCAGCATCCCCGGCGCCCCGGGCTCGCTCGTGATCATCAACAAGTCGGAGCGATAA
- the rpsJ gene encoding 30S ribosomal protein S10 codes for MKVRIRLRAYDHRILDISAEKIAETARRTGARIRGPIPLPTDIRRFCVNRGPTIDKESMEHFELRTHNRLIDIVEPTNKTIDALMRLDLPSGVDIEIKS; via the coding sequence ATGAAAGTAAGAATCCGCCTACGGGCCTATGACCACCGCATTCTCGACATCTCGGCCGAGAAGATCGCCGAGACCGCACGCCGCACCGGCGCCCGAATCCGCGGCCCGATCCCCCTTCCCACCGATATCCGGCGCTTCTGCGTCAACCGCGGCCCGACCATCGACAAGGAGTCGATGGAACACTTCGAGCTGCGGACCCACAACCGCTTGATCGATATCGTCGAGCCCACGAACAAGACCATCGATGCCCTCATGCGCCTCGATCTGCCAAGCGGCGTTGATATCGAGATCAAGAGTTAG
- a CDS encoding transposase, giving the protein MQSRIESYLDEGHGSATLKLPGAAKIVQDALLYYHELHYTLHAWVVMPTHVHVLITPFEGRDFRDILRPLKGYCSREIHKHYGGHGAFWQRDFFDRMIRDEEHFGKIVAYIEWNPVKAGLCSDPSRFPYSSANPTAIGRVLAKSAEKRSGR; this is encoded by the coding sequence ATGCAATCTCGTATTGAGAGTTACCTCGACGAGGGCCACGGGTCCGCTACCCTCAAGCTTCCAGGAGCCGCCAAGATCGTTCAAGATGCCCTTCTCTACTATCACGAGCTCCATTACACGCTTCACGCGTGGGTGGTGATGCCCACGCACGTTCACGTCCTGATCACCCCGTTTGAAGGCCGCGACTTCCGCGACATTCTCAGGCCTCTGAAGGGATATTGCTCTCGTGAGATCCACAAGCACTACGGCGGCCACGGAGCTTTCTGGCAGAGGGACTTCTTCGATCGGATGATCCGAGATGAGGAGCACTTCGGCAAGATCGTTGCCTACATTGAGTGGAATCCAGTCAAGGCCGGGCTCTGCTCCGATCCCTCCCGCTTCCCCTATTCCTCGGCGAACCCCACGGCGATAGGGCGCGTTTTGGCAAAGTCCGCAGAGAAGCGGTCGGGAAGATGA
- a CDS encoding adenosylhomocysteinase, with the protein MHTVNNPIQTDFHVADLGLAEWGRKEIAIAEKEMPGLIAIRDEFAKAQPLKGARIAGSLHMTIQTAVLIETLRALGADVRWASCNIYSTQDHAAAAIADQGIPVFAVKGENLDEYWEYTHRIMDWSDGGTPNMILDDGGDATLLVLLGSRAEEDPGVVENPTNEEETALYASIKRRLASSPGYYSRIKAAIKGISEETTTGVKRLYQLQKEGRLPFPCFNVNDSVTKSKFDNLYGCRESLVDGIKRATDVMIAGKIAVVCGYGDVGKGCAQALRALSAQVWVTEIDPICALQAAMEGYPVVTMEDAASKADIFVTATGNYHVITHEHMKAMKDEAIVCNIGHFDSEIDVASLKGYKWENIKPQVDHIVFPDGKRITLLAEGRLVNLGCGTGHPSYVMSSSFTNQVMAQIELWTKAGEYAPGVYVLPKILDEKVARLQLKKLDSKLTQLRPDQASYISVDPNGPYKPDHYRY; encoded by the coding sequence ATGCACACCGTCAACAACCCAATTCAGACCGACTTTCATGTCGCCGACCTTGGCCTTGCCGAATGGGGCCGCAAAGAGATCGCGATCGCCGAGAAGGAAATGCCCGGACTCATTGCCATTCGCGACGAGTTCGCCAAGGCGCAGCCGCTCAAGGGCGCGCGCATCGCAGGCTCGCTTCATATGACGATCCAGACGGCCGTCCTTATCGAGACCCTGAGGGCGCTCGGTGCCGATGTGCGTTGGGCGAGCTGCAACATCTACAGCACCCAGGACCACGCCGCCGCCGCGATTGCAGACCAGGGCATCCCGGTGTTTGCCGTCAAAGGCGAGAACCTGGATGAGTATTGGGAGTACACCCACCGGATCATGGATTGGTCCGATGGCGGGACCCCCAACATGATTCTCGACGACGGCGGTGACGCCACTTTGCTTGTGCTGCTGGGTTCCCGAGCCGAAGAGGATCCCGGCGTCGTGGAGAACCCCACGAACGAGGAAGAAACCGCGCTCTACGCTTCGATCAAGAGGCGCCTGGCCTCTTCACCCGGCTACTACTCTCGCATCAAGGCCGCGATCAAGGGCATCAGCGAAGAGACCACGACCGGAGTGAAGCGCCTTTATCAGCTTCAGAAGGAGGGACGGCTTCCGTTCCCCTGCTTCAATGTCAACGACTCGGTGACCAAGTCGAAGTTCGACAACCTTTACGGATGCCGCGAGTCGCTGGTGGACGGCATCAAGCGCGCGACCGACGTAATGATCGCGGGCAAGATCGCGGTGGTCTGCGGCTACGGCGACGTGGGCAAAGGCTGCGCCCAGGCGCTGCGTGCTCTGAGCGCCCAGGTTTGGGTGACCGAAATCGATCCGATCTGCGCGCTGCAGGCGGCGATGGAGGGTTACCCGGTCGTGACGATGGAGGATGCCGCGAGCAAGGCCGACATCTTCGTGACGGCGACCGGCAACTACCACGTGATCACGCACGAGCACATGAAGGCGATGAAGGACGAGGCCATCGTCTGCAACATCGGCCACTTCGACAGCGAGATCGACGTTGCCTCGCTCAAGGGCTACAAGTGGGAGAACATCAAGCCGCAGGTGGACCACATCGTGTTTCCTGACGGGAAGCGGATCACGCTTCTTGCGGAAGGACGCCTGGTCAACCTCGGTTGCGGAACGGGCCACCCCAGCTATGTGATGAGCTCGAGCTTCACCAACCAGGTGATGGCGCAGATCGAGCTTTGGACCAAGGCCGGCGAGTACGCGCCGGGCGTCTATGTGCTGCCAAAGATCCTGGACGAGAAGGTGGCGCGGCTCCAGCTCAAGAAGCTGGATTCCAAGCTGACCCAGCTCCGTCCAGATCAGGCAAGCTACATCTCGGTGGACCCCAACGGCCCATACAAACCGGATCATTATCGGTATTGA
- the tuf gene encoding elongation factor Tu → MARQKFERKKPHVNIGTIGHVDHGKTTLTAAITGVLQTKGLAQARKYDEIDSAPEEKARGITINISHQEYETDKRHYAHVDCPGHADYIKNMITGAAQMDGAILVVAANDGAMAQTREHILLARQVGVPSMVVYLNKVDLVDDPELIELVDMELRELLSKFGFDGDNTPIIKGSARKALDLVEGGKVDLENTDIKSILDLMDAVDAFIPEPTRDTEKPFLMAVEDVFTITGRGTVATGRVERGQLKSMEEVELVGLHPETKKTVCTGVEMFRKTLDYCQAGDNVGLLLRGVDRAQVERGMVICKPGSIKPHVKFDSEVYVLSKDEGGRHTPFVTGYRPQFYFRTTDVTGTLNLPTGVEMVMPGDNVTMTIELIQPIAMEQGSKFAIREGGRTVGAGTITKVYE, encoded by the coding sequence ATGGCAAGACAGAAATTCGAACGAAAGAAGCCGCACGTCAACATCGGCACCATCGGCCACGTCGACCACGGCAAGACCACGCTCACAGCAGCGATTACGGGAGTGCTTCAGACCAAGGGTCTCGCCCAGGCTCGAAAGTACGACGAAATCGACTCCGCCCCCGAAGAAAAAGCGAGGGGCATCACCATCAACATCTCGCACCAGGAATACGAGACGGATAAGCGGCACTATGCCCACGTCGACTGCCCTGGCCACGCGGACTATATCAAGAACATGATCACGGGCGCTGCCCAGATGGACGGCGCGATCCTGGTCGTGGCAGCGAACGACGGCGCTATGGCGCAGACCCGCGAGCACATCCTGCTCGCCCGTCAGGTCGGCGTTCCCAGCATGGTCGTGTACTTGAACAAGGTTGACCTCGTGGATGATCCCGAACTGATCGAGCTCGTCGACATGGAGCTTCGAGAGCTGTTGAGCAAGTTCGGTTTTGACGGCGACAACACCCCGATCATCAAGGGTTCCGCCCGCAAGGCGCTGGACCTGGTCGAAGGTGGCAAGGTCGACCTGGAGAACACCGACATCAAGTCAATCCTCGACCTGATGGATGCCGTTGACGCGTTCATCCCCGAGCCGACGCGCGACACCGAGAAGCCGTTCCTGATGGCCGTCGAAGACGTGTTCACCATCACCGGCCGCGGCACCGTTGCGACGGGCCGTGTCGAGCGCGGCCAACTCAAGTCGATGGAAGAAGTCGAGCTTGTCGGCCTCCACCCGGAGACGAAGAAGACGGTCTGCACCGGCGTCGAAATGTTCCGAAAGACCCTCGACTACTGCCAGGCCGGCGACAACGTAGGCCTGCTGCTTCGAGGCGTCGATCGAGCCCAGGTCGAGCGCGGCATGGTCATCTGCAAGCCGGGCTCCATCAAGCCGCACGTGAAGTTCGACTCCGAGGTTTACGTCCTCTCGAAAGATGAGGGCGGCCGCCACACGCCGTTCGTCACGGGCTACCGCCCACAGTTCTACTTCCGCACGACCGACGTGACCGGAACGCTGAACCTGCCGACGGGTGTGGAAATGGTCATGCCTGGCGACAACGTGACGATGACGATCGAGCTGATCCAGCCGATCGCCATGGAGCAGGGCTCCAAATTCGCGATTCGCGAGGGTGGCCGCACGGTGGGCGCCGGAACGATCACGAAGGTCTACGAGTAA
- the fusA gene encoding elongation factor G — MPRTHPLELVRNIGIAAHIDAGKTTTTERILYYTGKSHKMGEVHEGAATMDWMVQEQERGITITSAATSCFWSGSHDDKPEHKINIIDTPGHVDFTVEVERSLRVLDGCVAVFCAVGGVQPQSETVWRQANKYGVPRIIYVNKMDRLGADFFAVVEKILQRLGTNAAPIQIPIGAESQYKGYVDLITMKATIYKSDDGKQFEVVDCPADMLETAAKWREKMIEAISDYDDSIMERFLEGDDISEADLRAAIRVGTVGNKIVPILSGSSFKNKGVQAMVDAVVDFLPSPLDVGAVKGVDPDTEAPLERNPDDTEPFSALAFKIMSDKYVGRLTYLRVYSGMLRKGSSVTVCYRDPQTNEFRTRTERVGRILEMHANDRTDLNEVYAGEIVGVIGLNDINTGHTICDEKKPIALESIRFPEPVIQIAIEPKSKADQEKLATSLIRLAQEDPTFRMFTDAESGQTIISGMGELHLEIIVDRLNREFGVQANQGKPQVAYRETCRIKAKAEGRFVRQTGGSGQYGHCWLEIEPLPPGSGFIFENKVVGGAIPKEYIPAIEKGVREAMTSGIVAGYPVVDVKVMVVDGSYHEVDSNENAFKQAGVIGFKEAMKKANPVLKEPIMHVEVTTPEGNVGDVVGDLNSRRGRIEGMENAMGGTSIVNAHVPLSEMFGYVTTLRSLTQGRATPNVTPSHYEEVPNNIATEVIAKAQGGR, encoded by the coding sequence ATGCCACGCACGCACCCTCTCGAACTCGTCCGTAACATCGGCATTGCCGCGCATATCGACGCCGGCAAGACGACCACCACGGAGCGCATCCTTTACTACACGGGCAAGTCGCACAAGATGGGCGAAGTGCACGAGGGCGCGGCGACCATGGACTGGATGGTCCAAGAGCAGGAGCGCGGCATCACCATCACCTCGGCTGCGACAAGCTGCTTCTGGTCGGGTTCCCATGATGACAAGCCCGAGCACAAGATCAATATCATCGACACCCCTGGCCACGTGGACTTCACGGTCGAGGTCGAGCGCTCCTTGCGCGTGCTCGATGGTTGTGTGGCCGTGTTTTGCGCTGTTGGCGGCGTGCAGCCCCAAAGCGAAACGGTTTGGCGTCAGGCCAACAAGTACGGCGTCCCGCGAATCATCTATGTCAACAAGATGGACCGCCTTGGCGCGGACTTCTTCGCGGTCGTAGAGAAGATCCTGCAGCGGCTCGGCACGAACGCCGCGCCCATTCAGATTCCCATCGGCGCGGAGAGCCAGTACAAGGGCTATGTGGACCTTATCACGATGAAGGCCACGATCTACAAGTCCGACGACGGAAAGCAATTTGAAGTTGTGGACTGCCCTGCAGACATGCTCGAGACCGCCGCCAAGTGGCGCGAGAAAATGATCGAAGCCATCTCCGATTACGACGATTCGATCATGGAGCGCTTCCTCGAGGGCGACGACATCAGCGAAGCCGACCTTCGCGCCGCCATCCGTGTCGGCACGGTGGGTAACAAGATCGTGCCGATCCTCTCGGGTTCCAGCTTCAAGAACAAGGGCGTGCAGGCGATGGTCGACGCGGTCGTCGACTTCCTTCCGTCTCCGCTCGATGTGGGCGCGGTCAAGGGTGTCGATCCCGACACTGAAGCGCCGCTTGAGCGCAATCCGGACGACACCGAGCCGTTCTCCGCGCTCGCTTTCAAGATCATGTCCGACAAATATGTCGGCCGCTTGACCTATCTCCGTGTCTATTCGGGCATGCTCCGCAAGGGCTCATCGGTCACGGTTTGCTATCGCGATCCTCAGACCAACGAATTCCGAACTCGAACCGAGCGCGTCGGCCGAATTCTCGAAATGCACGCCAACGACCGCACCGACCTTAACGAGGTGTACGCGGGAGAAATCGTCGGCGTGATCGGTCTGAACGACATCAACACCGGACATACGATCTGTGACGAAAAGAAGCCGATCGCTCTTGAGAGTATCCGCTTCCCGGAACCGGTCATCCAGATTGCCATCGAGCCAAAGAGCAAGGCCGACCAGGAGAAGCTGGCGACCTCGCTGATCCGACTCGCGCAGGAAGATCCGACCTTCCGCATGTTCACCGACGCGGAGAGCGGCCAGACGATCATCTCGGGCATGGGCGAGCTTCACCTCGAAATTATCGTGGACCGTCTGAACCGGGAGTTCGGGGTTCAGGCCAACCAAGGCAAACCGCAGGTCGCCTATCGCGAAACCTGCCGCATCAAGGCCAAGGCCGAAGGGCGCTTTGTCCGTCAGACGGGTGGTTCGGGCCAGTATGGCCACTGTTGGCTAGAGATCGAGCCGCTTCCGCCCGGATCGGGATTCATTTTTGAGAACAAGGTCGTTGGCGGCGCGATTCCGAAGGAATACATCCCCGCGATCGAAAAGGGCGTTCGCGAGGCCATGACCTCGGGCATCGTGGCGGGCTACCCCGTCGTGGATGTCAAGGTGATGGTCGTGGACGGCAGCTACCACGAGGTGGACTCGAACGAAAACGCCTTCAAGCAGGCGGGCGTCATCGGCTTCAAGGAAGCCATGAAAAAGGCTAACCCCGTGCTCAAGGAGCCGATCATGCACGTCGAAGTCACGACGCCGGAAGGCAACGTGGGGGACGTTGTGGGCGACCTGAACAGCCGCCGGGGCCGCATCGAGGGCATGGAGAATGCCATGGGCGGCACGTCGATCGTGAACGCGCATGTGCCCCTCTCCGAGATGTTTGGCTACGTGACGACGCTGCGCTCGCTCACCCAGGGCCGTGCGACGCCGAACGTCACGCCTTCGCACTACGAAGAGGTGCCGAACAACATCGCCACCGAAGTGATAGCGAAGGCCCAGGGCGGGAGATAG